The following proteins are co-located in the Sulfurovum sp. TSL6 genome:
- a CDS encoding hemerythrin family protein, with the protein MLIQQQDVQQVANAMMNMLHEDEMEVINNFYDAVKAKDVEKVDELFPGFLTEIETHFKTEEDMMEQSDYSDMQMHKSDHDAIRKKLEKFHKRWEILKGPKELQGFLEKDFKKWYTQHISKWDAQTAPNIG; encoded by the coding sequence ATGCTAATTCAACAACAAGATGTACAACAAGTGGCAAATGCTATGATGAATATGCTGCATGAAGATGAGATGGAAGTGATCAACAACTTTTATGATGCTGTGAAAGCCAAAGATGTAGAAAAAGTGGACGAACTCTTCCCAGGATTCTTAACTGAAATAGAAACTCACTTTAAAACAGAAGAAGATATGATGGAGCAAAGTGATTACTCAGACATGCAGATGCACAAAAGCGATCATGATGCAATAAGAAAAAAATTAGAAAAGTTTCATAAACGATGGGAAATACTTAAAGGTCCAAAAGAGCTACAAGGTTTTTTGGAAAAAGATTTTAAAAAGTGGTACACACAACATATTTCCAAATGGGATGCACAAACTGCTCCGAACATTGGCTAA
- a CDS encoding AAA family ATPase produces MTETEALVKANIEKHKKLDEDDWDDESLIEAQNNIEFVKQFKEELSKDLFGQEQAINIVANSMKTSIKDEKGPKATYLFLGPPATGKTFLAELMAEHMPKYKIMKFDMTQYHQQNGGELYGYPAGWKGYGVGQLTGFVHRNPKAVIVLDSFEKCDNVIQNNLFSIFEGGKMRDACGWDKITDEPCNEDPDIIYNDENANYLVDFTEAIFIITTSVGKELYQDYRFHDLVEKDYIQAESMILEAIKREKKRESRSGGIQEAIVPELVSRFSKAHIVLFNKLEYDAFEKISKRVFLNYKDEFYDQYKIDFVVGKNFDNFLKIQMLNFAPELDARRLKEKVSTIFFNRITEFMQETDKPIMSFKQIKVSLSKEAVAFLKERVSPLIENETLVRELFRKNTTLDINDTITEKNGIITYKVNSCKFSQVVRIKDFSEDGLVFDIPNVSFDDIAGHHKAKQRLGEVINFFKEPKLLESFNIVPPKGMLLYGPPGTGKTMLAKAFAKEAELPFISTTGLELLQPEKTKSIFTRAKAYAPAIIFIDEIDTIGRRDGENGREVPINKLLSEMDGFSGRKGEDIFVIAATNYKENIDPAIIRPGRVEIHIEINNLDKDARQYFLDKVINDKPTSGLFDMQKLLMYTTGFTGSQLEMLGKEASYYCLRHGLPAITQDILIEQINTIKYGERQSYLSLEQMFEETAVYEAGRAVISKTLMPHVSIEHVSLTPKDNNEHFISRNYSDVQENMTVKDFKDKVCVSLAGRAAQIKQFGEIEGMDSGASNDLQQATRDAYVAIAHYGMDKEVGYININGVIDAQQKTVANKDTEHYHEKIDLALERWMDEGQKTVTDLVNEHWSTIEKLSKILLQKEIIYEDELDEIVAG; encoded by the coding sequence ATGACAGAAACAGAAGCACTGGTCAAAGCAAATATTGAAAAACATAAGAAACTAGATGAAGATGATTGGGATGACGAATCCCTCATAGAGGCACAAAACAATATAGAATTTGTGAAGCAATTCAAAGAAGAACTCTCTAAAGATCTTTTTGGACAAGAACAAGCGATCAATATTGTTGCCAACAGTATGAAAACCTCCATCAAAGACGAAAAAGGACCTAAGGCCACCTATCTTTTTTTAGGCCCCCCGGCTACAGGTAAGACCTTCCTTGCTGAACTGATGGCAGAACATATGCCTAAATATAAGATCATGAAGTTTGACATGACACAGTACCACCAGCAAAATGGTGGAGAGTTGTATGGTTATCCTGCCGGATGGAAAGGTTACGGTGTCGGTCAACTTACTGGATTTGTACACAGAAATCCTAAGGCTGTTATCGTACTTGATTCCTTTGAAAAGTGTGACAATGTCATTCAAAACAACCTTTTTTCCATATTTGAAGGTGGTAAGATGCGTGATGCATGTGGTTGGGACAAGATCACTGATGAACCGTGTAATGAAGATCCTGACATCATCTATAACGATGAAAATGCAAACTACCTGGTGGACTTTACCGAGGCAATTTTTATTATTACGACAAGTGTAGGTAAAGAGCTTTACCAAGACTACAGGTTTCATGATTTGGTTGAAAAAGACTATATTCAAGCCGAATCGATGATCCTTGAAGCCATAAAAAGAGAAAAGAAAAGAGAAAGTAGAAGTGGCGGTATCCAGGAAGCTATCGTACCGGAACTTGTTTCCAGATTTTCTAAAGCACATATTGTCTTGTTTAATAAGCTTGAGTATGATGCCTTTGAAAAAATATCCAAAAGGGTGTTTTTAAACTATAAAGATGAGTTTTATGACCAATATAAGATCGATTTTGTCGTAGGTAAAAATTTCGACAACTTTTTGAAAATACAGATGCTTAACTTTGCTCCAGAACTCGATGCAAGACGTCTTAAAGAGAAAGTGAGCACCATCTTTTTTAACAGAATCACTGAATTCATGCAAGAAACAGACAAACCGATCATGAGTTTCAAGCAGATAAAAGTATCCCTGTCTAAAGAGGCTGTAGCATTTTTAAAAGAAAGGGTCAGTCCGCTTATTGAAAATGAAACACTCGTAAGAGAGTTGTTTAGGAAAAACACGACCCTTGATATCAATGATACCATCACCGAGAAAAACGGTATCATAACCTATAAGGTCAATTCATGCAAGTTTTCACAAGTGGTGAGGATCAAAGACTTCAGCGAAGATGGTCTTGTTTTTGATATCCCTAATGTCTCTTTTGATGATATTGCAGGCCACCATAAAGCAAAGCAGAGACTAGGGGAGGTCATTAACTTCTTTAAAGAGCCAAAACTCTTGGAAAGTTTTAATATCGTACCACCAAAAGGTATGCTTCTTTATGGACCTCCAGGTACAGGAAAGACGATGCTTGCAAAGGCTTTTGCCAAAGAGGCGGAACTGCCTTTTATCTCGACTACGGGACTTGAACTGCTCCAACCTGAAAAGACAAAGTCAATCTTTACCAGGGCAAAAGCGTACGCACCTGCGATCATCTTTATTGACGAGATCGATACCATTGGAAGACGTGATGGAGAAAATGGCAGAGAAGTACCTATTAATAAACTCTTATCGGAGATGGATGGCTTTTCGGGCAGGAAAGGTGAAGACATCTTTGTGATTGCTGCAACCAACTACAAAGAAAATATTGATCCTGCCATTATCAGACCGGGAAGGGTAGAGATCCATATAGAGATCAACAATCTTGATAAAGATGCAAGACAGTACTTCCTGGACAAAGTAATTAATGACAAGCCTACAAGCGGTTTATTTGATATGCAAAAACTGCTCATGTATACCACAGGATTCACAGGTTCTCAACTTGAAATGCTAGGGAAAGAAGCTTCATACTACTGTTTACGTCATGGCTTGCCTGCAATCACCCAGGATATTTTAATTGAGCAAATCAATACGATCAAATATGGTGAGAGACAGTCTTACCTATCGCTTGAACAGATGTTTGAAGAGACAGCGGTCTATGAAGCAGGACGTGCAGTTATTTCTAAGACATTAATGCCTCATGTAAGTATTGAACATGTAAGTCTTACACCAAAAGACAATAATGAGCACTTTATTTCACGCAACTACAGTGATGTTCAAGAGAACATGACAGTAAAAGATTTTAAAGACAAAGTTTGTGTATCATTGGCAGGAAGAGCGGCCCAGATAAAACAGTTTGGTGAGATAGAAGGCATGGATTCAGGAGCTTCAAATGACTTACAGCAAGCTACACGTGATGCCTACGTTGCTATAGCCCATTATGGAATGGATAAAGAGGTCGGTTATATCAATATCAATGGTGTGATAGATGCACAACAAAAAACTGTTGCTAATAAAGACACAGAACACTATCATGAGAAAATAGACTTGGCACTTGAACGCTGGATGGATGAAGGTCAAAAAACAGTGACTGATCTGGTAAATGAACATTGGAGTACTATAGAAAAGCTATCTAAAATACTGCTTCAAAAAGAGATCATTTATGAAGATGAATTGGATGAGATAGTAGCTGGATAG